In Eulemur rufifrons isolate Redbay chromosome 2, OSU_ERuf_1, whole genome shotgun sequence, the sequence CAGCAGCAACCGCGGAGGCAGCCTCGCCGTCACAGTCCCTGCTCTGGTACAGCCGCTCTCGCTCCCTGTGCTCTTCCTCCCTTCGCTCGCACCATGGTAGGTCGGAAGCGGCAAACGCCGGGCGGAGCAGCTGCCCAAGATTTCCTTCCAGATTTTTAGTTCAGtattgttttttgggggggagggggtttCTTCTCTGGATGTTACGCAGCAGCTACAGTTAAGAAGGATGCACTTTGGATTTGCATCTCGGTTTTCTCTGCCAGGGATCCTCATTTAAATTTTGGTCCTCTATGGAGCCAGACTTGGCTGCGGGCCGTCCAACGGGCAGGGGCCCCGGCCGCAGCTGCACCGGGGCCTTCCGCACCCCCCCCCAGCCCCGCACCCACTGCTTCCAGCGCGCCGCACCCGGGCCGCCTGCAGCGCTGCGCTTCGCTGGGAGCCGGGCGGGGCCGGGCACTAGacaactcccccacccccacttctccCCGGGCACGAAGGTGGCAGGTCGGGCGGGCTGCGGAGAATGAATGGGCCGAAGCGAGCTGGTGGCGCACATTGCTccggcccgggggtggggggcgccgtcaccgtccgtcccccacccccaccccgccaagGGTGCTGGGCTGCCTGCCTCTGCCgctgtcccctccttcctccgGGGGGGCGCGGCGCAGGCGtgggctgggaaggaaggagccggggaagggtggggtgggggcaggaaggcgaggggtggggggcgggagggcGGAAGCGGCGAGCCGGCCACCCTTCGCCCGGGCGGGGCCGTGTGGTGTGGCCGGGCTCGTGTCTCCCTGTCTCCGCGCCCCTGCGGCCCCCACCCGGTGCCGCGGCAAAGGCGGGAGTGAGCCGCGGTACACCAGGAGGCCCCTTCCCGCGGGAGGCGCTCGGCTCGCGCTaattggggcgggggggggcgggggaggagggagctggcgCGCGGCTCGGTTTCCATTAGAGACGCAAAGTTTCTGCTccgggaggaggcggcggcgcggCGGGCTCGCCGCCTGGGGGAGCAGAAACGGGTGGGAGGTGCGGGGCGGCCTTGGCCTcggccctggggttgggggatgggagtgggggtcTCGGCCGAGGAGGGGTGGCGTCCCCCGCCTGCTCTGGGGCTCGCACCCTTGCCCGGCCCCTAGCCTCGCGGTGCCCCTCTCCGCGCCACTTCCCAGTCGGCAGAGAGATGCCCTCCACGTTTCCGCTTTCTCTGCAGCCTCTAGATTGCCAGATGCGACTGTGCGCCTGGCTGGGTGTGTTTTCCACGGCCCCTTCCTCCCTCGGCGGGCAGGGCTGACATCACCGGCAGCGTTTTCTGGTTTGGCGGGGTGGGGAGTTGGCTCCCGGCCGGGCTCCGGAACACCTTTTCCCCCAAGACCAGCGCGATTTGGGAGAGGGGAGTGTTCCTTGTCGAGGAAGGTGGATGCTCCTGGTGACCCCTCTAACGCGAGAGTTTTGCAGCAAGGTGGGACTGTTCTCACTTGCGAGGTGTGGCAGAGCTTCCTGTTGTACAAGATAGACGTTGCCCTGGCATTACATAAATCTTAGCGTCTCCATTTCACTTTCAGAAAACCAATTTTTAGGGACTGGGGTAGAAAGGAAGGAACATTCACAATttgtaaaaataagtttttcccAAAAAATCAATGTATCGGAACACCGTTGCGACTGTAAAAGTTTCCACTTAAGAGAATAAACTTAACGCCATCAGTTTTCTATTAGGACTTATTTTGTAGCTGGCTGCATAAGGcgtacttcattaaaataaaaatacatattagcTCTCCCTGAGATCTCAAATTCCCCTGCTGGAGGCATATGTTCAGGGTGGTGGAGACAAAATAATGCAAGTGAGAATTACCTTCATGGCCATTACCACCTGGAGTAAAGTGTGTTTATTATGAGCAACTCTTATGTCATTCTTAAGATGGGTAGAGTGAATAGTATCCAGCGAATTTAATAGTTACTTCATTTTTCCTGAAAAGAgagggcatatatatatatatagtctagTAATTattgtgtagttttctttgtatttaatttttgcaGTTTTGTAACACCTCATTTGTAAGAtggttccatttttttcctggctTCTGAATCAGGATAATTTGACCAAGGCCATTAGCCATTGTAAATGGTAGGCTTTTAACAAATAACTGCCTCATTTAAAGGATCGGAAAGCATTTATTACATGGAAATGAAGTTGGTGGGGTCACGCATtgctgtatatttattttttccacttaattgTTTCtcataaaatggatataaaagcCTGTTAATCCAACCCAATGCCATTATGTAATGCCAGTTGGGAGATTTCGAGGGCCTGAAGCAATGCGCAAGGTGTGCTAAAAGCCTGCCCCTGGACAGGATCCTGATCCTGGCTGTGGTGGCAGCCGTGTTGGGCTGGGTCCCTTCTTGGATGGAAACGGGCACTGCGGTGTCCGTGGTGCAGTAGATGGCGCTCTTCTTTCTTAGAGCTTGCTGCTGCTGCAGTTGGTGCTGGGGGCCTTTTGCCACTAGAGGTGCCATTTTTCACATTATGAACTGACGCTAGTTAGATCTCAGAGCACGCTAAGCCATAGGCccagaaaagaaaacctgaagTGAGAAGATGTTGTAACTTCCTTGTCATCTTTTGTTAAAATAGCATGAAGAGTTCCCTTTATTGTAATTGATTTCATTAAATGACTGTGCTAAAggtttcaaatgatttttttaagattgatTTTTGAAAGATCACAATATTAAAAGTGTAACTGGAAAAACTATCTTGATCTCAAACTGCGGTGGATTGAATTAtaaccttttctttcttcatgtagGCTGATCAGCTCACTGAAGAACAGATTGCTGGTAAGTTGACAACTCCAGGGAGTCCCCAGAAGGCCAGAACTAGGCACTGACTCAGTTTGGTGATGACTCTGTTCCCTCCTCCCTACAATCTGAGCAgttttctaagattttattttaatgaaaatgataagCAGAAACTTTTAGGTCAGGTGTTACTCCTTGTCAGTATTTTAGAGGTACCATGGAAACAGTAAAACTTACGCTAGCGTGCCCACTTGTTACACTCTGGAGAATTTGTGCTTCACAATGTGCAAAGCTTTGTATATAATGAGATTGCACTGAGCCTGCTACTCAAAAATTTAGTTTACTATTCCTATGCCACTGTCTTTTAGTAATCCACTGTGAAAGCTTGTGCTTGCTATCGTAAAATAAATGGGAATGGGTGAAAATGAGTGTTAGGCCCACTGTAATAGTTGAGAAGGGAGTTACATGAGTTTagattttagccttttttttttttttttaagagtggggtgttgctatgttgcacaggctggatttgaactgctgggctcaagtgatcctccctcctcagcttcctaaATAGCtcggactataggcatgtaccccCAAGTCCGGCagattttagctttttaaaattccctgGAGGACTTGTTTTGGGACAGTTTCTCTTTAGGAAACTAGGGACACTTTTGAAATATCCTGAATGCCATGTAGAGAGAATGGGCTGGTTACCTTGGAATGTACGTTTCTAGTAACCTTTTCATGTTGCTGTGAGCAAAGGGGTTCTTCTGGCTGCAGAGGTTTACAGGTGGGGATGTTAAGGAAACACATGGACCAATCTTTTCCTATCAGATTGGATTTAGGACTAATTTAAGCATGTTCAAGCTGAGCCATCTTTAAAAATGTGAGACTATTCCATCTTGGTGGTGACaaagaagaatatttatattaattaaaaaaaataaagagaaagagaaaaatgcgAGAATATTGTGGTTTTATGGAACTGGTTACCAGGAGCAATATTTGCTTTCTGGGCTGCTGTATGAAGGCCAGTCCAACACAACTATTGTCTTTATTTCAGTAGATAAAGACCAGGCCGTTTCTGATACCTTGCACAACTTGACAGCTTGCTTTTGGCAAGCCCCAGGCAAGTGTGTATTGTGGCTGGGTTGGATAAAGGCATTCATTCTAAAGGGTaaacttttgttttcagaattcaAGGAAGCTTTCTCCCTATTCGATAAAGATGGCGACGGCACCATCACAACAAAGGAACTTGGAACTGTCATGAGGTCACTGGGTCAGAACCCAACAGAAGCGGAATTGCAGGATATGATCAACGAAGTGGACGCTGATGGTAAGGGCTTTAGAACTGTGAATGAGTGCCACTGTTGTATAATTCAAGTTCAGACATGTTACAGGATTAACTTACAGGTCCACAGAGCAAAGCAAGTGTGCAAAGATCTCTTCCGTGGTTGCCTTATGGCCATTGACAGTTAAAATAGAAGATTATGGGCCTGCCGTCCCCCTGCTCACTGTCTAGAGCATTTCCTGGATCAGATCACTGTATTGTTCTTTTCTGCTTGCTGTGACCTAGGGCTCAACTCATTTATCAATTGGCCCATGAGTCTGCACTGAGTCCTCAAGAGGGATTAAAATTAAATAGCCCTTgaacctgctttttaaaaagcttattgtCTCTTTTAGAGGAGGAAAACCCCCAAATGAGGTGGGTGAAGAGCACTCTTAGAAGCTACTATAGAACTGAGTAGAATGTGAGCTGTAGTTTGCTGAATAGGATCATGTGAGGCTTGGAGGTGGGGTGCACGATGACTGTCGGGCATAGACCTACAAAACTTAACAGAAGGGGAAGCTATATAAGGTGCAGAGGAAGTAGCAGCaaccccaccccccgcctcccCCCGTAGCAGTTTGTCATCTGTTCCTCTAGACTCTAGGAGTGGACAACAGACCTCTGATTGCTCATTTCCATTAGTAAACAGTTTTGAAgcacaccccccccaaaaaacatgtatttttggAAATCATGTGTATGCATTAATGTACCACGTAACATTATAGaatatgacttttaaaagatgagcaaagaataaataatttggatCTAGACTTTACTTTTTAGATGATTGATAGTAGCTGTCTTAAAAATATGGTACCTTAGGGTGATATAGTTAGAATTACACTTGTCTGGTCTTAGACATTTAGAAGCAGGGCTTTTGGTTAAGCTCTTCGAGCTTTCAGCCCATTAGAGTTACTTCTAAAGATTATTTCCACTCTTAATATTGTTTCGGGGGAAAAAAGGTTGTTGATGGTTTTCTCTAGTTTGCTAAAATGATCAGCTATCTGGGAACATGGGGTGGCTCCCTCTCGTTTTGTCCAAGTCCTGGAAAATTGGGCTTGGGGATGGAAGAAGTGTATTAGGTTCTTAGACTGTGAGGAATGATGGGGAGAAATTGTGCCAGGCCACAGAATGCTGTATTTGCACTGAGTACATATGGCAATGCCTAAAGACATCTTCTCTGCATGGTCGTGAAATAATACttcaaataatttactttgcATGAATATCAGTAACACCTTAAAATTTTGGAGGCAAAAAAAGATTTGAGGAGATCtgtgaattattttgttttcaaggtACCGGTGAAAATGAATAACTTAtgggtttttttctaattttaatccgGAGGCTTGTCTTTGGGGATATTCATCTATCTCTTAGTTTTAGAGGAGATTTTAGAATAGTGGCCATAGAATTAATTCCTCTGACATAGTTTTCTAAATGTTAATGGTCTGAGCTGTGAAAATGCTTCTAAGCTTTTCTTTTAATGGGAAATAATGATACTGAGTTGGGGGAGAAAATGATTAGGTGACTTACTGTCATAATGTGGCCACGAAATGTCCCTAAAGAAGACTCTAAGACTTTATGGCCCATGGCACAACAAAGTCGGTTTTCTCCCCTCCCATAATCTTTCTTCCCTAGAACATTTTGTGCTCTTAACCTACAGCCCAGTTCTAGGCCACCTTTACATTACCAACGTCACTGGCCAAGGCAGAGTTAGACCCTTGTGATCTCCCTAACTGGAGGGGAAGGCTGTCGCGGGTGCTTTCTTCCCTTGGGGGGGTGGAAAGATTCAGCCCACGGTGTTGTGTGCTGCGTTTTTCTTAAACTGTTCGGCCCTCCATGACCCTTTGGTGGTCATGAACCCAGATGCGCAGTTTCCTTTGTTGTCATTAAATGCCATCCTGGGCACTGGTTATTAGTTTGAATCACATCAAATTGTTCTGTGCAGTATTTGAACATTTTAGACCTACGAtgtttaaaactatttattgaacCTAATAAAAATAGTTTGCCACTTTGTCCTGGAGTGCTTGCCATTCCCTATAGTGATTCTAAAATTATTACTGCAGAGCAGCATTAATAGATGATTATTTTACGTGagctttttgttctttaatttgaGGTAATGGCACCATTGACTTCCCAGAATTTTTGACTATGATggctagaaaaatgaaagatacagATAGCGAAGAAGAAATCCGTGAGGCGTTCCGAGTCTTTGACAAGGTAATCCTGCATCTTCATAGCAGATGGTACTTaagtatggcttttttttttttttttgctatcatttCTTAAAAGCTCTAATAATCTGTTATAGATACAGTACATACCCTAACTGCCTGAGCCTTTGATCCCACTTTGAAATATCCTGACTTACCGTAGTAACCTTATCAGGCGAGGGTAAGCATGATATGAATTTTGAACTAAGTTTCCTGATTATGATTTGAATTTCTGTTAGCTTTTGAAAATCCCTGATGTTTTCTGCATTAGCCGATTGCATATATTTAGTAGGTAGAGGTAGGAGCTAGAGATCAGAATTGTTGATGTGAGCAGTTAGCAGTAACTTGAGAGGGCACATACGTCAAAGACCTCCTTGCCCACACGGAACTACTGTCATTAACAATTGCTGAATGTTCACAGGATGGCAATGGTTACATCAGCGCAGCAGAACTACGTCACGTCATGACAAACTTAGGAGAAAAACTAACAGATGAAGAAGTAGATGAAATGATCAGAGAAGCAGATATTGATGGAGACGGGCAAGTCAACTATGAAGGTAAAACACTAAATTTCTTTAGGTTTTTAAATTCTTAGTTTTTAAGTCTTACCTTTAGGATCTGTAAACAAGTTAACTGCTTTACTAGACAGGcactggttttattttatgcCCAGTAGATGTTGTGTTCATTAAAGCTGCTTTTAAAGATAACCAAAAGTTatgattatttgtcttttcagaATTCGTACAGATGATGACTGCAAAATGAAGACCTACTTTCaactcctttttcccccctctagAAGAATCAAATTGAATCTTTTACTTACctcttgcaaaaaaagaaaaaagttcatttattcattctgtttctATATAGCAAAACTGAATGTCAAAAGTACCTTctgtccacacacacaaaatctgcaTGTATTGGTTGGTGGTCCTGTCCCCTAAAGATCAAGCTACACATCAGTTTTACAATATAAATACTTGTACTACCTTAATGATAAGGACTCCTTAAAGTTCCATTTGCTAATGATTAATACACTGTTTGGGCTGGCCAGTTTTTCATGCATGCAGCTTGACGATTGAGCACAGTCAGGcatttgtattaaaaatgaaaaatgaaaaaacaaattcaaaacctATTCAAATGGGTTCTAGTTCAATTTGTTTAGTATAAATTGTCATAGCTGGTTTACTGAAAACAGACACATTTAAAATTGGTTTACCTCAGGATGATGTGCAGAAAAACGAGTGAAGGATAAACTGTTGAGACGTAGCCCCACTGGTAGGATGGTCCTCTTGTACTTCCGTGTGCTCCGACCCATGATGACGGTGACACACCCTGGTGGCATGCCCAAGTATGTTGGTTTAGCATTGTCTGCATGGTACTGGAGTGAAATGGGTGTTAGGCTGTCACTGTTCACacaaatttttaataagaaaccTTTACCAAGGGAGCATCTTTGGACTCTCTGTTTTTAAACCTTCTGAACCATGACTTGGAGTCGGCAGAGTAGGCTCTGGCTGTGGACTTCAGCACAACCATCAACATTGCTGTTCAAGAAATTACAATTTATGTCCATTCCAAGTTGTAaatgctagttttattttttttttttcaataaagacCATTAACGTAAAGTGGTGTTAAATGCTTTGTAAAGCTAAGATCTAAACGGGGACAAGGCAGTTGGAGGGGAGGCCAGTGTACATTTAAATGCCCTCAGCCCAGCATTGGTTTCCTTCCCTCCCAAGATCCCAGCACCAACCTCTGAGCCTAAGACCTTGCCTAAAAACAAGCAGATACCGATTGCTTCATCATATTTATGGACATTAGGTCTAGTTGCATTTTCataggggggaggggggaagtgAATCATGGTAACTTTTAATGACCTATTCAGGCAGTAGAGCtcttaatgaaggaaaaaacccACTTTCTCTCAAGCATGTATTTAGAGGTTCTTCTCAATTGTGCTGCTGATAACCTGTTTTATGTAACTACTTGAGACCATCTGTGCAAGAGACATGATTTAGTGTGTCTGTAATTCACTCCTTGCTGTGTGCGGTAGAAGCAGTAGTCACTTTTCTAAGCCATTCTCTTCATGCCTAAAGGACACTACCAGTCACCTTTGATTCACGACTTAATTTACAATTATATTTAACTTTagcttcctctctcttttttttttttccaagttgacTTGACTTTGCTTTTCTCCCCCAAGTAGAACTAATGCTAGCCTCCGGCTTGAAAGTAAAACTCCAGCCCAGAGTGAATTTTGTGTCTAATTATAAACCTGTAACCGAAACTCAGTCATGCTGGTACTGGTCTTTACATTGGGATCGGTCTGTTTAAAAAGCCCTCTGAAAAGCATATTGCATTTAGTGCAGAGCTCTTCTTTGAAATGAAGGCTGGATGTACATTTTTCAGGGTGTTAACTGGTTGTATCTTACTAGCAAGGAGATTTGGGTTTTTAGTGTTTGTGtgggtggttttaatttgccagGGAATGGTGGCAGGCTGCTAGCAAGGCAGTGAGAAGCTCTTGGCAGCCAAATGGGTGCATTCAGGGCTGATTTATAGAAGACCCTTGGCTTCTCCCTCTCCTACTCCCTGTCTTTCTGGCGTTTTGTAGCTTATTAGATTTTCTGCCAGAGAGATGGGTCAGAGCAGTGGAGAGGAGACACCGTCCATGTGCTTCTGCTACTGGTCCTTGGTCTGGGTGGTTGGTAGAAGAGACATTGACACCGTGAACTAAGGGGTGGCTCTCATAATTCCCCGAATCTGAAAGGAACAGCTAAAGATAGCTTGGGATTTCTCTTCTAGTGAGATAGGGAATACTGAAGGCTCTTGCTTTGAGTAAGTTTATGTTCTGGATGTTTCTTGTAAAGGGGTCAAATAGCGTGATTTTTGACCCATTCTCAGGCCTGTGATCAACGACCTCCTGGTAGTTTCAAAAGGGGGTTAGGGTGGGGTGACTTGACTTGTTTTTAAAACAGCCTTCTGTCTTACCCTTTTCATAAGTCTCTAGAAGCTGGGTGGACTCCATTTTAGCGGTCCCACAGCCTATCCTAAAAGACTACCTTTGAAACAGGATTCTTGTATGGCCAGGATCCTGTATGGGAACCGGAAGCCCTGCCCCCGGGAGTGCTGAGTTCCAGTTTGGAGCAGAGGTGAGGCAGAGCCCACTGCAGCCTTCCTCCCCCCGCAGTGTTTGGGGGGATGACCAACCCCAGGGTTGAATGATAGCAGTCTGCCTGAGTTCGTGAGGGCAAATAGCTGGGTGTTGCGGCAGTACTCTTGAAGTTGGTTAGCACCCTCCTGTAAACTCTTGCCCCTACTTCTAactactctataaatatatacatatatttatatataaagtgaTTAGTTTAACTGGCAACCCGCTTTAGCCTGAGACTTGCCATAAGAAACTGCTGAGTACTTGGCAAACCCTTTCATAGTTTTGTTCTCCATCTGTTTGGGGTAGGTGTTGAGCGAGGCAAACGGATCTCGATATTTCGGATGGGCTTTTGACGCACTGTTGCCAAGGAAggctttttctgattttttgacaAACGAGTTTTTGCACACTTTCATTGGTGTCTTTCGGCAACTTAACACACATTGAAAATGAGctattgtacatatttttatattctctttataaATGCATGTCTGATTGTATGTGTAACAATATTGTAATGAATGGCTGTCCAGTAGGCCTAGCACTGCTGCGTCACGTCGGAGGAATAGCTTACCA encodes:
- the CALM1 gene encoding calmodulin-1 — encoded protein: MADQLTEEQIAEFKEAFSLFDKDGDGTITTKELGTVMRSLGQNPTEAELQDMINEVDADGNGTIDFPEFLTMMARKMKDTDSEEEIREAFRVFDKDGNGYISAAELRHVMTNLGEKLTDEEVDEMIREADIDGDGQVNYEEFVQMMTAK